From a region of the Salvelinus alpinus chromosome 2, SLU_Salpinus.1, whole genome shotgun sequence genome:
- the LOC139567663 gene encoding cell division control protein 6 homolog, producing the protein MPSTRSQAQSILQFPRRKSSSVDSKSTKSTSQTKETQSLCSVESPNPQPLPEKIQLMPLSRRSVALKGITLCPRLTRRIPLSPRKRTGDENGCNLSANLLGSPPKQPCLNLASPCKLGFDENSHVLSQRRLLTPLSPKRQRLSHPRASPSRLHETPSGSQSCPRSEKATVVRLFAEKSKFHSVKQALHTAVPERLLSREAERSSIRSFLEDKALKASPASLYISGAPGTGKTACLNCVLQEMTDELKEIQTVVINCMALRSSHAIFPLLAKKLGASGGHTDTKLQKLLTSTGPTVLLVLDEMDQLDSKAQDVLYTIFEWPYLPKSRLCLIGIANALDLTDRILPRLQALPLCRPQLLHFPPYSRQELAAIVQDRLRQVSGEGLLDASAVQFCARKVSAVSGDARKALDICRRAVELVESDDRKKAAETTESRVSVPQVARVLLEVYGDRMSSSEGESFPIQQKLLVCCLLLLTRNGKNKEFPLGKLHEVYSRLCAKRQVGGVGQGECLSLCSLLESRGIFALKKAKEARLTKVSLKIEERDVENALKDRTLLGSILTAGLP; encoded by the exons ATGCCCAGCACACGTTCCCAGGCTCAGTCCATCCTCCAGTTCCCCAGACGCAAGTCCTCCAGTGTTGACTCGAAAAGCACCAAGAGCACATCCCAGACGAAGGAGACCCAGTCCCTCTGCTCCGTGGAGTCTCCTAATCCGCAGCCccttccagagaagatccagctAATGCCACTCTCACGCAGGTCCGTGGCCCTCAAAGGTATAACTCTGTGCCCAAGGCTGACCCGAAGAATACCCCTCAGCCCTCGCAAACGCACAG GAGATGAAAATGGCTGTAACCTCAGTGCCAACCTACTGGGCTCTCCTCCCAAACAGCCGTGCCTTAACCTGGCCTCCCCCTGCAAGCTGGGCTTTGATGAGAACTCCCACGTTCTATCCCAGAGGAGACTACTGACCCCCCTGTCACCAAAACGGCAGCGCCTCTCCCACCCCAGGGCCTCCCCCAGCAGACTCCATGAGACCCCCAGTGGGAGCCAATCATGTCCCCGATCAGAGAAGGCCACGGTGGTCCGCCTCTTTGCTGAAA aGTCTAAGTTCCATAGTGTGAAGCAGGCCCTCCACACGGCTGTCCCAGAGCGCCTGCTATCCCGGGAGGCTGAGAGGTCCTCCATCCGCTCCTTCCTGGAGGACAAGGCCCTGAAGGCCAGCCCAGCCAGCCTCTACATCTCTGGAGCCCCCGGCACCGGCAAGACCGCTTGCCTCAACTGTGTGTTGCAGGAGATGACG GATGAACTGAAGGAGATTCAGACAGTGGTGATCAACTGTATGGCTCTGCGTAGCTCCCACGCCATCTTCCCCCTGCTGGCAAAGAAACTGGGGGCCTCTGGGGGCCACACCGACACCAAGCTGCAGAAACTGCTGACCAGCACGGGGCCCACTGT tCTTCTAGTCCTGGATGAAATGGACCAGTTGGACAGCAAGGCCCAAGATGTTCTCTACACCATCTTTGAGTGGCCGTACCTGCCCAAGTCCCGCCTCTGTCTCATCG GTATCGCCAACGCTCTGGACCTGACGGACAGGATCCTCCCCAGGCTCCAGGCCCTGCCTCTTTGTCGGCCCCAGCTGTTACACTTCCCTCCCTACAGCCGCCAAGAGCTCGCCGCCATCGTACAGGACAGACTCAGACAGGTGTCCGGAGAAGGGTTACTAGACGCATCGGCCGTGCAGTTTTGTGCCAGGAAGGTGTCTGCTGTATCGGGAGATGCACGCAAAGCTCTGGATATCTGCCG GAGAGCTGTAGAGCTTGTGGAATCTGACGACAGAAAGAAGGCAGCAGAAACTACAGAGTCTCGTGTGAGCGTTCCCCAGGTGGCCAGAGTGCTGTTGGAGGTGTATGGGGACCGCATGTCCTCGTCAGAGGGAGAGAGCTTCCCCATTCAGCAGAAACTCCTGGTCTGCTGTCTGCTACTGCTAACCCGCAACGGCAAGAACAAAGAGTTCCCACTGGGCAAG CTCCACGAGGTGTACAGCCGTCTGTGTGCCAAGAGACAGGTGGGCGGCGTGGGCCAGGGCGAGTGCCTCTCCCTCTGCAGTCTGCTGGAGAGCCGGGGCATCTTTGCCCTGAAAAAAGCTAAGGAGGCTCGCCTCACCAAGGTTTCTCTGAAGATTGAGGAGAGGGATGTGGAGAATGCTCTGAAGGATCGCACCCTGCTGGGCAGTATCCTGACCGCTGGCCTACCATGA